The Kitasatospora paranensis genome has a window encoding:
- a CDS encoding TetR/AcrR family transcriptional regulator, translating into MTDSSESRRPRAAATAKRQRLVEATARVLHEQGVERTTIADIARAADVPAGNVYYYFKTKDELVEAALDEHTRHLDTLTGRLDGLADPRDRLKGLVHAWAARPDTTARYGCPTGTLAAEVDKRADGGLDLAAARVIRRLLTWVEEQYRLLGAADPEGRALTLVGAYQGMSLLANALRDPEIMTREAARLVRELDAPV; encoded by the coding sequence GTGACTGACTCATCGGAATCCCGCCGCCCCCGGGCCGCGGCCACGGCGAAGCGACAGCGGCTGGTCGAGGCCACCGCGCGGGTCCTGCACGAGCAGGGCGTGGAACGCACGACCATCGCCGACATCGCCCGCGCCGCCGACGTGCCGGCCGGCAACGTCTACTACTACTTCAAGACCAAGGACGAGCTGGTCGAAGCCGCGCTCGACGAACACACCCGGCACCTCGACACGCTGACCGGCCGCCTCGACGGACTCGCCGACCCGCGCGACCGCCTCAAGGGCCTCGTCCACGCATGGGCAGCCCGGCCCGACACCACCGCCCGCTACGGCTGCCCCACGGGCACCCTGGCCGCCGAGGTCGACAAACGGGCGGACGGGGGCCTCGACCTCGCGGCGGCCCGAGTGATCCGGCGGCTGCTGACCTGGGTCGAGGAGCAGTACCGCCTCCTCGGCGCCGCCGACCCGGAGGGCCGTGCCCTGACCCTCGTCGGCGCCTACCAGGGCATGTCGCTGCTCGCCAACGCCCTGCGCGACCCGGAGATCATGACCCGCGAAGCGGCCCGCCTGGTGCGCGAACTCGACGCACCGGTCTGA
- a CDS encoding SDR family oxidoreductase, producing the protein MIVVTGATGNVGRALVRGLTAAGVPVTAVARHITAADVPSGVRAVAADLADPAGLQDAFQGAGALFLLVAGEDPRGVLDAAKRAGIRRIVLLSSQGVATRPDAYRHPGLFEAAVRESGLEWTVLRSGGMATNAFAWAESIRGRRQAAAPFGGVGLPFVDPQDVAEVAAAVLRQDGHQGAVYTLTGPAPTTPRERAAAIAAALGEPVDFVEQTREQAHALMAGFMPLPVVEGTLAILGEPTGAEQQVSPDVERVLGRAPGTFAAWAERNAAAFR; encoded by the coding sequence ATGATCGTTGTGACGGGTGCGACCGGGAACGTCGGGCGCGCGCTGGTCCGCGGCCTCACCGCGGCGGGGGTGCCGGTGACGGCCGTGGCCAGGCACATCACCGCTGCCGACGTGCCGTCCGGTGTGCGGGCGGTGGCGGCAGACCTGGCCGATCCGGCCGGTCTCCAGGACGCCTTCCAGGGGGCCGGAGCGCTGTTCCTGCTGGTGGCCGGCGAGGACCCGCGCGGAGTGCTGGACGCGGCGAAGCGGGCCGGGATCCGCCGGATCGTCCTGCTCTCCTCGCAGGGCGTGGCGACCCGGCCGGACGCGTACCGGCACCCGGGTCTGTTCGAGGCGGCGGTCCGGGAGTCCGGCCTGGAGTGGACGGTGCTGCGGTCGGGCGGGATGGCCACCAATGCGTTCGCCTGGGCCGAGTCGATCCGCGGCCGCCGGCAGGCCGCGGCGCCCTTCGGCGGCGTGGGGCTGCCCTTCGTCGATCCGCAGGACGTCGCCGAGGTCGCGGCCGCCGTGCTGCGCCAGGACGGCCACCAGGGCGCCGTCTACACGCTGACCGGCCCCGCGCCGACCACGCCGCGCGAGCGGGCGGCGGCGATCGCGGCCGCGCTGGGCGAGCCGGTCGACTTCGTCGAGCAGACCCGGGAGCAGGCCCACGCACTGATGGCCGGATTCATGCCGCTGCCCGTGGTCGAGGGCACCCTCGCCATCCTCGGCGAGCCGACCGGCGCCGAGCAGCAGGTGAGCCCCGACGTCGAGCGTGTCCTCGGGCGGGCGCCCGGCACCTTCGCGGCGTGGGCCGAGCGGAACGCCGCAGCCTTCCGGTGA
- a CDS encoding STAS domain-containing protein: MYQPETDPVEGAETDPVEGDAVVVIEAGSHVNVRAAEAIGRAAAGHVRRAASGIALDLAGTVTLDRAGAEVLAEAFQELAGAGVGVAVFGPSPEVEQAVHVAGISRRATVCDTRAEALALLGAH, encoded by the coding sequence ATGTACCAGCCGGAGACCGATCCCGTCGAGGGTGCGGAGACCGATCCTGTCGAGGGTGACGCGGTGGTGGTGATCGAGGCGGGGTCGCACGTGAACGTGCGGGCGGCGGAGGCCATCGGCCGGGCCGCGGCAGGGCATGTGCGGCGTGCGGCCAGCGGGATCGCGCTGGATCTGGCCGGGACGGTCACCCTCGACCGGGCCGGCGCCGAGGTGCTGGCGGAGGCCTTCCAGGAACTGGCCGGGGCAGGCGTCGGCGTCGCGGTGTTCGGGCCGTCGCCGGAGGTCGAGCAGGCGGTGCACGTGGCGGGCATCAGCCGGCGCGCCACCGTCTGCGACACCCGGGCCGAGGCGCTGGCGCTGCTGGGCGCGCACTGA
- a CDS encoding SUKH-4 family immunity protein has product MVTHADLTTWAGPDRVHRAARRTVAAWDIPPEAKRLLTEVGIPITEQIVTHVRYQGGPSPELLASGGRQFYKLAIIRSEPNPDFWQAFGIQPITGEVHHILWTGEARFTNSSVELWLRSLHHVGHHLSRSRVLDDPFEDEDAAVNELQALADDLKEIDPSAFEGYEAFTWPAFLDRWLW; this is encoded by the coding sequence ATGGTCACCCACGCAGACCTCACCACCTGGGCGGGCCCGGACAGGGTCCACCGCGCGGCCCGGCGGACCGTCGCCGCGTGGGACATCCCACCCGAGGCCAAGCGCCTGCTGACCGAGGTCGGAATCCCGATCACCGAGCAGATCGTCACCCACGTCCGCTACCAGGGCGGGCCCTCTCCGGAGCTACTGGCGTCCGGCGGCCGACAGTTCTACAAGCTCGCGATCATCCGGAGCGAGCCGAACCCCGACTTCTGGCAGGCCTTCGGCATCCAGCCGATCACCGGCGAGGTCCACCACATCCTGTGGACCGGCGAGGCCCGGTTCACCAACAGCTCCGTCGAGCTGTGGCTCCGGTCCCTCCACCACGTCGGCCACCATCTCAGCCGGTCCCGGGTGCTCGACGATCCGTTCGAGGACGAAGACGCCGCAGTCAACGAACTGCAGGCCCTGGCCGACGACCTCAAGGAGATCGACCCTTCCGCATTCGAGGGCTACGAAGCCTTCACCTGGCCGGCGTTCCTCGACCGTTGGCTCTGGTGA
- a CDS encoding aminotransferase class I/II-fold pyridoxal phosphate-dependent enzyme: MTRLPDFRLETYFSRWEFTARHHLTASDVQTMTLGELLALADDEDRAAFENLPLGYTETFGDPALREVIARTYDHAVADDVICFAGAEEALYLAMNVLLGPGDHAVVVTPNYQAAETVPLALCEVTGVALDPDRDWALDLDWVADAIRPTTRVVSVNFPNNPTGKVVDPGEFAALARLCDERGVHLFSDEVYRGLERDPARVLPQAADLSERALSLNVTSKSLGLPGLRIGWITCRDRALRARLERAKHYTTICNSAPSEVLARIALKARATILDRNRALIAANLPLFDAFFAEFADDFQWQAPDGGCVAYPRYLGPDGVEEFCTRLVEEAGVLLLPASIYRSELTPTPADRFRIGIGRRQPERGLAAFADWLRARR; the protein is encoded by the coding sequence ATGACCCGGCTGCCCGACTTCCGCCTGGAAACCTACTTCTCCCGCTGGGAGTTCACTGCCCGCCACCACCTCACCGCCTCCGACGTCCAGACCATGACGCTCGGCGAGCTGCTCGCCCTCGCGGACGACGAGGACCGGGCCGCCTTCGAGAACCTGCCGCTCGGCTACACCGAGACCTTCGGCGACCCGGCCCTGCGGGAGGTGATCGCCCGGACGTACGACCACGCCGTCGCCGACGACGTGATCTGCTTCGCCGGCGCCGAGGAGGCCCTCTACCTCGCGATGAACGTCCTGCTCGGCCCGGGCGACCACGCCGTGGTGGTGACCCCCAACTACCAGGCGGCCGAGACCGTGCCGCTGGCCCTGTGCGAGGTCACCGGCGTGGCCCTCGACCCCGACCGGGACTGGGCGCTGGACCTCGACTGGGTCGCGGACGCGATACGGCCCACCACCCGGGTCGTCTCGGTGAACTTCCCCAACAACCCCACCGGCAAGGTCGTCGACCCCGGCGAATTCGCCGCCCTCGCCCGCCTCTGCGACGAGCGCGGGGTCCACCTGTTCAGCGACGAGGTGTACCGCGGCCTGGAGCGCGACCCCGCCCGCGTGCTGCCGCAGGCGGCCGACCTGTCCGAGCGCGCACTGTCCCTGAACGTGACCTCCAAGTCACTGGGCCTGCCGGGGTTGCGGATCGGCTGGATCACCTGCCGCGACCGCGCGCTGCGCGCCCGGCTGGAGCGGGCCAAGCACTACACCACCATCTGCAACTCCGCGCCCAGCGAGGTGCTGGCCCGCATCGCGCTGAAGGCCCGTGCCACGATCCTGGACCGCAACCGGGCCCTGATCGCCGCCAACCTGCCGCTCTTCGACGCGTTCTTCGCAGAGTTCGCGGACGACTTCCAGTGGCAGGCCCCGGACGGCGGCTGCGTCGCCTACCCCCGCTACCTCGGTCCCGACGGGGTGGAGGAGTTCTGCACGCGGCTGGTGGAGGAGGCGGGCGTCCTGCTGCTGCCGGCGAGCATCTACCGCTCCGAGCTCACCCCGACCCCGGCCGACCGCTTCCGGATCGGCATCGGCCGCCGGCAGCCGGAACGGGGCCTCGCTGCCTTCGCCGACTGGCTGCGGGCCCGGCGCTGA
- a CDS encoding haloalkane dehalogenase, with amino-acid sequence MPVQQILGSTMYHRESGAGAPIVFLHGNPTSSHLWRKVMPVVGRGRLLAPDLIGMGESGKPGIAYTFHDHARYLDAWFDALDLRDVVLVGHDWGGALAFDWAARHPERVRGIAFTETIVKPMTWEEFPEGGRELFRAIKADGVGEAMILDDNAFIEQALPGTVAEPLAEDDLDVYRKPYPTRESRRPLLQWPRAMPLGGDPADVVERIEAYGRWLESSPDVPKLLVTFAPGPGAMMHEGIVAWCAAHIAGLTVQHFDVDAGHHTPEDRPDLIGRAISAWLDGPAAGNP; translated from the coding sequence ATGCCCGTCCAGCAGATCCTCGGTTCGACCATGTACCACCGGGAGTCCGGCGCCGGCGCGCCGATCGTCTTCCTGCACGGCAATCCCACCTCCTCCCACCTGTGGCGCAAGGTGATGCCGGTGGTGGGGCGGGGCCGGTTGCTGGCCCCCGACCTGATCGGCATGGGCGAGTCGGGCAAACCCGGTATCGCCTACACCTTCCACGACCACGCCCGGTACCTGGACGCCTGGTTCGACGCCCTCGATCTCCGGGACGTGGTCCTCGTGGGCCACGACTGGGGCGGGGCCCTGGCCTTCGACTGGGCCGCGCGCCACCCGGAGCGGGTGCGCGGCATCGCGTTCACCGAGACCATCGTCAAGCCCATGACCTGGGAGGAGTTCCCGGAGGGCGGCCGGGAGCTGTTCCGGGCGATCAAGGCCGACGGTGTCGGTGAGGCCATGATCCTGGACGACAACGCCTTCATCGAGCAGGCCCTGCCCGGCACCGTCGCCGAACCCCTCGCCGAGGACGACCTCGACGTCTACCGCAAGCCTTATCCGACCCGGGAGAGCAGGCGGCCGCTGCTGCAGTGGCCGCGCGCGATGCCGTTGGGCGGCGATCCCGCGGACGTCGTCGAGCGGATCGAGGCGTACGGGCGGTGGCTGGAGAGCAGTCCTGACGTGCCGAAGCTGCTGGTCACGTTCGCGCCCGGCCCCGGCGCGATGATGCACGAGGGCATCGTCGCCTGGTGCGCCGCCCACATCGCCGGCCTCACCGTCCAACACTTCGACGTCGATGCCGGGCACCACACGCCGGAGGACCGGCCGGACCTGATCGGACGGGCGATTTCGGCCTGGCTGGACGGGCCGGCCGCCGGGAATCCGTGA
- a CDS encoding universal stress protein, which produces MIGAAGRDLPPGVTVHRHEATRRAAHALLEAGAEADLVVVGSVHRSGRTGLHLGPVSHALLHHAPCPVAVVPAD; this is translated from the coding sequence CTGATCGGGGCTGCCGGGCGCGACCTGCCGCCAGGCGTCACCGTCCACCGCCACGAGGCGACCCGCCGTGCGGCGCACGCCCTCCTGGAGGCCGGAGCCGAGGCCGACCTGGTGGTGGTGGGTTCCGTCCACCGGTCCGGCCGTACCGGTCTGCACCTCGGCCCCGTCAGCCACGCGCTGCTGCACCACGCGCCCTGCCCCGTCGCCGTCGTCCCGGCAGACTGA
- a CDS encoding universal stress protein: MVIRCVVAGVDGSRASLKALDWAADEAVRRGVPLRLVHACPWERYERDVDDEGDPISIRAETRVLVAGALDRATRRRPEAVVSTEVLPEGAETALLGLAHDAPLLVVGSRGHGGFPGLLLGSVSLRVAARATYPVVVVPDVPLPDRPRGRVVLGVGDEAGAAVGFAVEEAGLRRAELHLVRGRHPDSHAAGAADAVPAGGSGGSAGAAGGS, translated from the coding sequence ATGGTGATCCGGTGTGTCGTCGCGGGGGTGGACGGCTCGCGCGCCAGTCTGAAGGCGCTGGACTGGGCGGCCGACGAAGCCGTTCGCAGGGGCGTGCCCCTGCGGTTGGTCCATGCCTGCCCGTGGGAGCGCTACGAACGGGACGTCGACGACGAGGGCGACCCGATCTCCATCCGTGCCGAGACCAGGGTCCTGGTGGCCGGCGCGCTGGACCGTGCCACCCGTCGCCGGCCGGAGGCGGTGGTCTCGACGGAGGTGCTCCCGGAGGGCGCGGAGACGGCCCTGCTGGGCCTCGCCCACGATGCTCCGCTGCTGGTGGTCGGCTCCCGTGGCCACGGCGGCTTCCCCGGCCTGCTGCTGGGTTCGGTGAGCCTGCGCGTCGCCGCCCGGGCCACGTACCCGGTCGTGGTCGTCCCGGACGTCCCACTGCCGGATCGGCCGCGCGGCCGGGTGGTGCTCGGCGTCGGGGACGAGGCCGGGGCGGCGGTCGGGTTCGCCGTCGAGGAGGCGGGTCTGCGGCGGGCCGAGCTGCACCTGGTGCGCGGGCGCCACCCGGACTCCCACGCCGCGGGTGCGGCCGACGCGGTTCCGGCCGGCGGGTCGGGCGGCTCGGCCGGGGCCGCCGGGGGCTCCTGA
- a CDS encoding helix-turn-helix transcriptional regulator — translation METENRDPRVQRWDPVCRAVALLLGPYAEVVLHDPRTDRVLEIWNPMTSRSAGDPSMLGELDALDPSARDVFGPYEKLLADGRRLSSVSAVLRDADGEPSAVLCINLDRTPLERAAAVLSAFGAPAEPRPEPLFDQDWSERVRHIVGGHVRETGRPVERMTRQDRLAVLGLMDEAGVFAVRRAAPVVAEALQVSRSTVYGLLAELRTPRTEDPSR, via the coding sequence ATGGAGACCGAGAACCGCGACCCCCGGGTGCAGAGGTGGGACCCGGTGTGCCGGGCCGTCGCGCTGCTGCTCGGCCCGTACGCCGAGGTCGTCCTCCACGACCCGCGCACCGACCGGGTGCTGGAGATCTGGAACCCGATGACCTCCCGCAGCGCGGGCGATCCGTCGATGCTCGGCGAGCTGGACGCGCTCGACCCGTCCGCCCGCGACGTCTTCGGGCCGTACGAGAAGCTGCTCGCGGACGGCCGCCGGCTCTCCTCGGTCAGCGCGGTCCTGCGCGATGCGGACGGCGAACCCTCGGCCGTGCTGTGCATCAACCTCGATCGCACGCCGCTGGAGCGTGCGGCGGCGGTGCTCTCCGCCTTCGGCGCGCCCGCCGAACCGCGGCCCGAGCCGCTTTTCGACCAGGACTGGTCCGAGCGCGTCCGGCACATCGTCGGCGGCCACGTCCGGGAGACCGGCCGCCCCGTCGAACGGATGACCCGTCAGGACCGCCTCGCGGTTCTCGGCCTGATGGACGAGGCCGGGGTGTTCGCCGTACGGCGGGCCGCACCGGTGGTCGCCGAGGCCCTGCAGGTCTCCCGCTCCACCGTCTACGGCCTGCTGGCCGAGCTCAGAACACCCCGCACGGAGGACCCGTCACGATGA
- a CDS encoding AIM24 family protein, giving the protein MQAQFLAGGGLDGYRAADTAARMSNHGTQMCRVALTAGADVYAKAGAMVAYDGFLQYEPVSQTFRRALGEWASGERNPLLRWMGDGALYLADAGADVLNLHLAGESLSVNGTHLLAMDATLSCSVEKVRGAALLAGTGLYNVTASGTGWVSVTSRGVPVVLDCAEAETYVDPDALVAWTTGLEVRTRRTVKVGSLVGRGSGEALQLGFRGTGFVVVQPSEDTADRLKIRG; this is encoded by the coding sequence ATGCAGGCACAGTTCCTCGCAGGTGGCGGGCTGGACGGGTACCGGGCCGCCGACACCGCGGCGCGGATGAGCAACCACGGCACGCAGATGTGCCGGGTCGCGCTGACGGCCGGGGCGGACGTGTACGCCAAGGCCGGGGCGATGGTCGCGTACGACGGCTTCCTGCAGTACGAGCCGGTCTCGCAGACCTTCCGCCGGGCGCTCGGCGAGTGGGCCTCCGGCGAGCGGAACCCGCTGCTGCGCTGGATGGGCGACGGTGCGCTCTACCTCGCCGACGCGGGCGCCGACGTGCTCAACCTGCACCTCGCAGGGGAGTCCCTGTCGGTCAACGGCACCCACCTGCTGGCGATGGACGCCACCCTGAGCTGCTCCGTGGAGAAGGTGCGCGGCGCGGCACTGCTGGCCGGCACCGGCCTCTACAACGTCACGGCCTCCGGCACCGGGTGGGTCTCCGTCACCTCCCGCGGGGTGCCCGTGGTGCTGGACTGCGCCGAGGCCGAGACCTACGTCGACCCGGACGCCCTGGTCGCCTGGACGACCGGGCTGGAGGTCCGCACCCGGCGCACGGTCAAGGTCGGGTCGCTGGTCGGCCGCGGCAGCGGAGAGGCCCTGCAGCTCGGCTTCCGCGGCACCGGCTTCGTGGTCGTGCAGCCCAGCGAGGACACCGCCGACCGCCTCAAGATCCGCGGCTGA
- a CDS encoding TetR/AcrR family transcriptional regulator: MSAVDGKPGLRERKKQRTHAAISDAAITLFLEHGFNQVTVAQVAEAAEVSKRTLFAYFPAKEDLVVHRLADHETELARVVRARPQGTTPLRAVREHFLRGLHDRDPITGLNDHPQVRRVHRMILDAPTLVARMDRFKAGAERALAQALQETADTPELTARLAAVQIVAVHWALAQDNADRLAYGESADGRSAGALADAEHAFDLLENGLRQLTPQ, encoded by the coding sequence GTGTCTGCCGTGGACGGCAAGCCAGGACTGCGCGAGCGCAAGAAGCAGCGGACCCACGCGGCGATCTCCGATGCGGCAATCACGCTCTTCCTCGAACACGGCTTCAACCAGGTCACGGTGGCCCAGGTGGCCGAGGCGGCCGAGGTGTCCAAGCGCACGCTCTTCGCCTATTTCCCGGCGAAGGAGGACCTCGTGGTGCACCGCCTCGCCGACCACGAGACCGAGCTCGCCCGCGTGGTGCGGGCCCGCCCGCAGGGCACCACCCCGCTGCGCGCCGTCCGCGAGCACTTCCTCCGGGGGCTGCACGACCGGGACCCGATCACCGGGCTCAACGACCATCCCCAGGTGCGGAGGGTCCACCGGATGATCCTCGACGCGCCCACGCTGGTGGCCCGGATGGACCGGTTCAAGGCCGGTGCCGAACGGGCGCTCGCCCAAGCCCTGCAGGAGACCGCGGACACGCCGGAGCTCACCGCGCGGCTGGCTGCCGTCCAGATCGTCGCCGTCCACTGGGCGCTGGCCCAGGACAACGCCGACCGCCTGGCGTACGGGGAGTCGGCCGACGGCCGGAGCGCGGGTGCGCTGGCGGACGCGGAGCACGCCTTCGACCTGCTGGAGAACGGACTGCGGCAGTTGACCCCGCAGTAG
- a CDS encoding TerD family protein: MSRELAKASRVRISELTPDADLYLGVHITGPGLSFDISCFGLDADEKLSDDRYFVFFNQPASPEQSIRLLGAQNGDSESFAVALRAVPEAVHKLALTATLDGDGQMSQVASGYVRIVAGGAEVGRYSFTGAEFSTERAVMLADVYRRGGEWRFAAVGQGFDGGLRALLENFGGEALDEDEPAAEAAPPVPAPAPVPAPAPVPAPAPAYDATLVALPAQPLQPPSVPPSVPPSGPAAPVGFGVEPAPAPAGVQVSLTKYAEVPESPGWVKQNDKLVRITLTKGQDVLALQGSMVAYQGKADFAYEGSGMLRKLVGNLTGQQLKLMRITGEGQVFLADEACDLHVVRLEGDSLCVGSDRVLAFEAGLEHEVRRIEGEGLPNGGFFTLQFSGHGTVVVKTNGVPVVLPVTPAPETYADVQALVAWSRGSQVITTAPVRIRRSAYAGHAAESYSLQFRGAPGNFVVVQPFEV, from the coding sequence ATGTCCAGAGAACTCGCCAAAGCGTCCCGGGTGCGGATCAGCGAGCTGACGCCCGACGCCGACCTCTACCTCGGCGTGCACATCACCGGGCCCGGGCTGTCCTTCGACATCAGTTGCTTCGGTCTCGACGCCGACGAGAAGCTGAGCGACGACCGCTACTTCGTCTTCTTCAACCAGCCGGCCAGCCCCGAGCAGTCGATCCGGCTGCTGGGCGCGCAGAACGGTGACAGCGAGTCGTTCGCGGTGGCCCTGCGAGCCGTGCCGGAGGCCGTCCACAAGCTGGCGCTGACCGCCACCCTCGACGGCGACGGGCAGATGTCGCAGGTCGCCTCCGGGTACGTGCGGATCGTGGCGGGCGGGGCGGAGGTCGGCCGCTACAGCTTCACCGGCGCGGAGTTCTCCACGGAACGGGCCGTGATGCTGGCCGACGTGTACCGGCGCGGCGGCGAATGGCGGTTCGCGGCGGTCGGCCAGGGGTTCGACGGCGGCCTGCGAGCCCTGCTGGAGAACTTCGGCGGCGAGGCGCTCGACGAGGACGAGCCGGCCGCCGAGGCCGCCCCTCCAGTGCCTGCTCCTGCGCCGGTGCCCGCTCCCGCGCCGGTGCCTGCTCCTGCACCGGCGTACGACGCGACCCTGGTCGCGCTGCCCGCGCAACCGCTCCAGCCCCCGTCCGTGCCCCCGTCCGTGCCGCCGTCCGGGCCCGCTGCCCCGGTGGGCTTCGGCGTGGAGCCGGCTCCCGCGCCGGCCGGCGTGCAGGTCTCGCTGACCAAGTACGCCGAGGTGCCGGAGAGCCCGGGCTGGGTGAAGCAGAACGACAAGCTCGTCCGGATCACGCTGACCAAGGGCCAGGACGTCCTCGCCCTGCAGGGCAGCATGGTCGCCTACCAGGGCAAGGCCGACTTCGCGTACGAGGGCTCCGGCATGCTGCGCAAGCTGGTCGGTAACCTGACCGGCCAGCAGCTGAAGCTGATGCGGATCACCGGCGAGGGCCAGGTCTTCCTCGCCGACGAGGCCTGCGACCTGCACGTCGTCCGGCTGGAGGGCGACTCGCTCTGCGTCGGCTCGGACCGGGTGCTGGCCTTCGAGGCGGGCCTGGAGCACGAGGTCCGCCGGATCGAGGGGGAGGGGCTGCCCAACGGCGGCTTCTTCACCCTCCAGTTCAGCGGGCACGGCACGGTCGTGGTGAAGACCAACGGTGTCCCCGTGGTGCTGCCCGTCACCCCTGCCCCGGAGACGTACGCGGACGTGCAGGCGCTGGTGGCCTGGTCGCGCGGGTCGCAGGTGATCACCACGGCGCCGGTGCGGATCCGCCGCTCCGCGTACGCCGGGCACGCGGCCGAGTCCTACAGCCTGCAGTTCCGCGGTGCGCCGGGGAACTTCGTCGTCGTCCAGCCGTTCGAGGTCTGA
- a CDS encoding FAD-dependent monooxygenase, with product MSKGVAMVTESATEVVVAGAGPAGLLLAYELALAGVETVVLEKLPRRIEQAKGGGIQPRTAELLESRGLLEPLLRRTTPGDPVGAHFAALPVPLDCTPWRTRHPVPIAIPQWEIEEELEERATAAGAKILRGTAVSGVEPDGGGVVVTADGLRLRARYLAACDGAHSTVRKLLGLPFPGRPGTHRAVLADVRLSAASSLVPQQLGHMSTMMRHAGGHWAMLAPLGGGRYRFTFGRAEGADTAGDPGDADTAGGTAGDTPVTPEEIATVLQAVYGRDTVLGAVDNASRFTDATRQLEHYRAGRVLFLGDAAHIHPPLGGQGLNLGLQDAFNLGWKLAAVVQDRAPRGLLDSYHAERHPVGAQVLQHTSAQRVLADPRPSEDVAALRDIVVDLLRLPEANRHLAGLVSGLSLAYPLPGDHPITGRRVPDADLVTEAGPLRLSTLFGSGHAVLLDLAGAVPAGLRLPPRVDLVRAACPDGLGAAALLIRPDGYVCWASDGAATDTTSLLAAIADNLARVN from the coding sequence ATGAGTAAGGGAGTGGCCATGGTGACGGAGAGCGCGACCGAGGTCGTCGTCGCGGGCGCAGGCCCGGCCGGACTGCTGCTGGCGTACGAGCTGGCACTGGCCGGCGTGGAGACGGTCGTCCTGGAGAAGCTGCCCCGGCGCATCGAGCAGGCGAAGGGCGGCGGGATCCAGCCCCGGACGGCCGAGCTGCTGGAGTCGCGCGGGCTGCTGGAACCGCTGCTGCGACGGACCACGCCGGGCGACCCGGTCGGCGCGCACTTCGCGGCGCTGCCGGTGCCGTTGGACTGCACGCCCTGGCGGACCAGGCATCCCGTCCCGATCGCGATCCCGCAGTGGGAGATCGAGGAGGAGCTCGAGGAGCGGGCGACGGCCGCCGGCGCGAAGATCCTGCGCGGCACCGCCGTGTCAGGGGTCGAGCCGGATGGCGGCGGGGTGGTCGTGACGGCCGACGGTCTGCGGCTGCGGGCTCGCTACCTGGCCGCCTGCGACGGTGCCCACAGCACGGTGCGCAAGCTGCTCGGGCTGCCGTTCCCCGGCAGGCCCGGGACGCATCGGGCGGTGCTCGCCGACGTCCGGCTGTCCGCCGCCTCGTCGCTCGTGCCGCAGCAGTTGGGGCACATGAGCACCATGATGCGTCACGCGGGCGGTCACTGGGCGATGCTGGCCCCGCTCGGCGGCGGCCGGTACCGGTTCACCTTCGGGCGCGCGGAGGGTGCGGACACCGCGGGCGACCCCGGCGATGCGGACACCGCCGGGGGCACCGCCGGCGACACACCGGTCACCCCCGAGGAGATCGCCACCGTGCTGCAGGCCGTGTACGGCCGGGACACCGTCCTCGGAGCGGTGGACAACGCGTCGCGGTTCACCGACGCCACACGGCAGTTGGAGCACTACCGGGCCGGCCGGGTGCTGTTCCTGGGCGATGCCGCGCACATCCACCCGCCCCTGGGCGGCCAAGGCCTCAACCTCGGCCTGCAGGACGCGTTCAACCTCGGGTGGAAGCTGGCCGCCGTCGTCCAGGACCGCGCCCCGCGCGGGCTCCTCGACAGCTACCACGCCGAACGGCATCCGGTCGGCGCCCAGGTCCTCCAGCACACGTCGGCGCAGCGGGTGCTGGCGGATCCGCGACCCAGCGAGGACGTGGCCGCGCTGCGCGACATCGTCGTCGACCTGCTGCGCCTGCCCGAGGCCAACCGCCACCTCGCAGGACTGGTCTCCGGCCTCTCCCTCGCGTACCCGCTGCCGGGCGACCATCCGATCACCGGCCGGCGCGTGCCGGACGCCGACCTGGTGACCGAGGCCGGTCCCCTCCGGCTGTCCACGTTGTTCGGTTCGGGGCACGCCGTTCTGCTGGACCTGGCCGGGGCTGTCCCGGCCGGCCTCCGGCTCCCGCCGCGGGTCGACCTCGTCCGCGCCGCCTGCCCCGACGGACTGGGCGCCGCCGCCCTGCTCATCCGCCCCGACGGCTACGTCTGCTGGGCTTCCGACGGTGCCGCCACCGACACCACGAGCCTGCTCGCCGCAATCGCCGACAACCTGGCGAGGGTGAACTGA